One part of the Solanum dulcamara chromosome 8, daSolDulc1.2, whole genome shotgun sequence genome encodes these proteins:
- the LOC129899843 gene encoding uncharacterized protein LOC129899843, whose protein sequence is MLSQVVAIQRVVSPPNAPTMASRVRDFTRMYPFEFHGSKFNEDLQEFIDEVYNIVDIMGVSSEEKVELAAYKLKGIAQVWYTQWKFKRVDEGPIGWEAFKLVFLDRFFPLEIRETKVLEFINIRQGNMVQGIMPSSSTKLSKYASSLVANPHARMSQFISGVSDLVAKEF, encoded by the coding sequence ATGCTATCCCAAGTTGTGGCCATTCAAAGAGTTGTTTctcctcctaatgctcctactaTGGCTTCTAGAGTGAGGGATTTTACAAGGATGTACCCTTTTGAGTTTCATGGTTCAAAATTTAACGAAGATctccaagagttcattgatgaggtgtataaTATAGTAGATATTATGGGGGTGTCTTCGGAAGAGAAAGTAGAGTTGGCGGCCTACAAACTCAAGGGTATTGCCCAAGTgtggtatactcaatggaagttcAAGAGAgttgatgaaggtcctattggttgggaagccttcaaacttgtCTTTCTCGACCGTTTCTTTCCTCTTGAGATAAGAGAGACAAAGGTATTGGAATTCATAAATATTAGGCAAGGCAACATGGTGCAAGggattatgccctcaagttcaaccaagctatccaagtatgcttctTCTTTGGTTGCCAATCCACATGCCCGAATGAGCCAATTCATATCaggggtgtccgacttggttgcaAAGGAATTTTGA